The Candidatus Eisenbacteria bacterium DNA segment TCCCGCTCGACACACGGGTCGCCGGGGGGACGGGGCAGCTCCGGGCCCTGCTCAGCCAGGCCGGAGGACGCGGCGTGGGGCTCGCGGTCGATTCGGTCCGGATCGCCCAGGGGGTGGGATCCCGCACCGACGGGCTTCCCCCAGCCATCACGCTCCGCTACCCGGCGGGATCCGACTCGAGCGTCCAGCCTGGGGACGTGCTCACCATTGGCCTCGAGGACTCGAGCGGGATCGACCTCATGCGGCTCGACAACTCCCACACCATCTTCGTGATCACCGATGATCGGGGCACCCCGGCCGAGCTGACGGCGGGGTTTGCCTACGACCCCGGGAGCTACACGCGGGGGGCGGTGGCCTATGCGGTGCCGCAGCTTTCGGAAGGGCTCCACACCCTCGAGGTCCATGCCTCCGATACGTTTGGAAACATCGGAGTGCGCACCTTCGTCCTCGACGTCCACGCCCCGGCCCGGCCCGGCGATCCGATGCAGTTGAGCCAGGTCTTCAATTATCCAAATCCCTTCGAGGGCACGACCTATGTCCATGCCCGGCTGAACCAGGGTGGCCGCCTTCGGGTGCAGGTGCTCACGGTTTCGGGCAGGCGGGTGCGGGAGCTTTCGAGCGACGGCCGGGCCGGGGAGAATTACCTTCCGTGGGACGGGAAGGATTCTGAGGGAGAAAATGTGGCCGTTGGAGTGTACTTGCTTAAAGTCACCGCCGAATCCAATGAAGGGAAACGGGCTACGGCGGTTGGGCGAGCCCTCAAGACCCGGTGAGCCCCGAGGGGGAAGCTTGACCCGGCCTCGTTTGTCCGCTAGAATGATTG contains these protein-coding regions:
- a CDS encoding T9SS type A sorting domain-containing protein, with translation MFRSSDVGRLTNAKRPSIFGFFSCTVGKFDVLAQEGLAELLLKAPTGGAAAAIAATENVFPFESTQLNDEIVDQLFPIAPRVDSTLTVGLACARAKNAHVNSVARKYVLLGDPALALPVPRGRGVWEKSPLDSLLRGDLAVIRGHALAPDSTPDTLSTGTGLLQVQGKPFRRIQIGLNSFSKLDSFPYQVPGPIIFRGSVGLDRGAFTARFVVPLDTRVAGGTGQLRALLSQAGGRGVGLAVDSVRIAQGVGSRTDGLPPAITLRYPAGSDSSVQPGDVLTIGLEDSSGIDLMRLDNSHTIFVITDDRGTPAELTAGFAYDPGSYTRGAVAYAVPQLSEGLHTLEVHASDTFGNIGVRTFVLDVHAPARPGDPMQLSQVFNYPNPFEGTTYVHARLNQGGRLRVQVLTVSGRRVRELSSDGRAGENYLPWDGKDSEGENVAVGVYLLKVTAESNEGKRATAVGRALKTR